The following coding sequences lie in one Dunckerocampus dactyliophorus isolate RoL2022-P2 chromosome 4, RoL_Ddac_1.1, whole genome shotgun sequence genomic window:
- the kcnip3b gene encoding Kv channel interacting protein 3b, calsenilin isoform X1 yields the protein MQADGKVVDGSLLGDANGVEPAPGRAKDSGKWQKPRFSRKALMKCCLVKWIIASTQPQDKDSSDSDLELSTVRHQPEGLDQLQAQTKFTRKEIQSLYRGFKNECPSGLVDEETFKSIYSQFFPQGDATTYAHFLFNAFDIDRNGSIRFEDFVIGLSVLLRGSVTEKLNWAFNLYDINKDGYITKEEMLAIMKSIYDMMGRYTYPCVREEAPSEHVDKFFQKMDRNRDGVVTIEEFIETCQKDENIMNSMQLFENVI from the exons ATGCAG GCTGATGGTAAAGTGGTTGACGGCAGCCTACTGGGAGATGCCAATGGCGTGGAGCCTGCGCCAGGCAGAGCCAAGGATTCTGGGAAGTGGCAGAAGCCCAGGTTTTCCCGCAAAGCTCTGATGAAATGCTGCCTGGTCAAATGGATTATTGCCAGCACGCAGCCGCAGGACAAAG ACAGCAGCGACAGTGATCTGGAGCTGTCGACGGTGCGTCACCAGCCGGAAGGCCTGGACCAGCTGCAGGCTCAGACCAAGTTCACCAGGAAAGAGATTCAGTCTCTCTACAGAGGCTTTAAGAAT GAGTGTCCCAGTGGGCTGGTGGATGAGGAGACGTTCAAGTCCATCTATTCTCAGTTCTTTCCCCAAGGAG ACGCAACCACATATGCTCACTTCCTCTTCAACGCTTTCGACATCGACAGAAATGGCTCCATTCGTTTTGAAGACTTTGTCATCGGTTTGTCCGTGTTGCTCAGAGGTTCTGTCACTGAGAAACTCAACTGGGCCTTCAACCTCTATGACATCAACAAAGATGGCTACATCACCAAAGAG GAGATGCTGGCCATAATGAAGTCTATCTATGACATGATGGGCCGGTACACTTACCCATGTGTGCGAGAAGAGGCGCCGTCTGAACATGTGGACAAGTTCTTCCAG AAAATGGACAGAAACCGAGATGGTGTCGTGACCATTGAAGAGTTCATCGAGACCTGCCAGAAG GATGAGAACATCATGAACTCCATGCAGCTGTTTGAAAACGTGATATAA
- the kcnip3b gene encoding Kv channel interacting protein 3b, calsenilin isoform X2, translating into MEVQGMELFAIGVVIILFMAVLKQFGILEPMSSFEDSSDSDLELSTVRHQPEGLDQLQAQTKFTRKEIQSLYRGFKNECPSGLVDEETFKSIYSQFFPQGDATTYAHFLFNAFDIDRNGSIRFEDFVIGLSVLLRGSVTEKLNWAFNLYDINKDGYITKEEMLAIMKSIYDMMGRYTYPCVREEAPSEHVDKFFQKMDRNRDGVVTIEEFIETCQKDENIMNSMQLFENVI; encoded by the exons ATGGAGGTCCAAGGCATGGAGCTGTTTGCCATTGGAGTGGTCATCATTCTTTTTATGGCAGTTCTTAAGCAGTTTGGCATCCTGGAACCCATGTCTTCTTTTGAAG ACAGCAGCGACAGTGATCTGGAGCTGTCGACGGTGCGTCACCAGCCGGAAGGCCTGGACCAGCTGCAGGCTCAGACCAAGTTCACCAGGAAAGAGATTCAGTCTCTCTACAGAGGCTTTAAGAAT GAGTGTCCCAGTGGGCTGGTGGATGAGGAGACGTTCAAGTCCATCTATTCTCAGTTCTTTCCCCAAGGAG ACGCAACCACATATGCTCACTTCCTCTTCAACGCTTTCGACATCGACAGAAATGGCTCCATTCGTTTTGAAGACTTTGTCATCGGTTTGTCCGTGTTGCTCAGAGGTTCTGTCACTGAGAAACTCAACTGGGCCTTCAACCTCTATGACATCAACAAAGATGGCTACATCACCAAAGAG GAGATGCTGGCCATAATGAAGTCTATCTATGACATGATGGGCCGGTACACTTACCCATGTGTGCGAGAAGAGGCGCCGTCTGAACATGTGGACAAGTTCTTCCAG AAAATGGACAGAAACCGAGATGGTGTCGTGACCATTGAAGAGTTCATCGAGACCTGCCAGAAG GATGAGAACATCATGAACTCCATGCAGCTGTTTGAAAACGTGATATAA
- the kcnip3b gene encoding Kv channel interacting protein 3b, calsenilin isoform X3: protein MSVRWETEGLQTVGIVCLVIMFLKLMHLLGLIDITETDSSDSDLELSTVRHQPEGLDQLQAQTKFTRKEIQSLYRGFKNECPSGLVDEETFKSIYSQFFPQGDATTYAHFLFNAFDIDRNGSIRFEDFVIGLSVLLRGSVTEKLNWAFNLYDINKDGYITKEEMLAIMKSIYDMMGRYTYPCVREEAPSEHVDKFFQKMDRNRDGVVTIEEFIETCQKDENIMNSMQLFENVI from the exons ATGAGCGTACGGTGGGAGACAGAGGGCCTTCAAACGGTTGGCATCGTGTGTCTTGTCATCATGTTCCTCAAACTGATGCACCTGCTGGGCCTCATTGACATCACTGAGACCG ACAGCAGCGACAGTGATCTGGAGCTGTCGACGGTGCGTCACCAGCCGGAAGGCCTGGACCAGCTGCAGGCTCAGACCAAGTTCACCAGGAAAGAGATTCAGTCTCTCTACAGAGGCTTTAAGAAT GAGTGTCCCAGTGGGCTGGTGGATGAGGAGACGTTCAAGTCCATCTATTCTCAGTTCTTTCCCCAAGGAG ACGCAACCACATATGCTCACTTCCTCTTCAACGCTTTCGACATCGACAGAAATGGCTCCATTCGTTTTGAAGACTTTGTCATCGGTTTGTCCGTGTTGCTCAGAGGTTCTGTCACTGAGAAACTCAACTGGGCCTTCAACCTCTATGACATCAACAAAGATGGCTACATCACCAAAGAG GAGATGCTGGCCATAATGAAGTCTATCTATGACATGATGGGCCGGTACACTTACCCATGTGTGCGAGAAGAGGCGCCGTCTGAACATGTGGACAAGTTCTTCCAG AAAATGGACAGAAACCGAGATGGTGTCGTGACCATTGAAGAGTTCATCGAGACCTGCCAGAAG GATGAGAACATCATGAACTCCATGCAGCTGTTTGAAAACGTGATATAA